One segment of Panicum virgatum strain AP13 chromosome 3K, P.virgatum_v5, whole genome shotgun sequence DNA contains the following:
- the LOC120699310 gene encoding serine hydroxymethyltransferase 4-like: MSSRDIPNRVALYIQDPGNPQRRGPAQASAHSPPHPSHSLPTSTRAAIRRGIPPSTSRARMAAMAPHHLSRPAAAAAATAAASGAVSGALSRHRAFPSTSCSPLRLPLLRAAAARPARLSAAVSTAAPTMEAAAMDAVAKWGLTPLSEADPEVYDLIEREKRRQRAGIELIASENFTSLAVMEALGSPLTNKYSEGMPGARYYGGNEVIDEVEELCRARALAAFHLDPARWGVNVQPYSGSPANFAAYTGLLQPHDRIMGLDLPSGGHLTHGYYTAGGKKISATSIYFESLPYKVSSDNGYVDYDKLEEKAMDFRPKLIICGGSAYPRDWDYARLRAIADKCGAMLLCDMAHISGLVAAQEALNPFEYSDVVTTTTHKSLRGPRSGMIFFRKGPKPPKKGQPEGALYDYEDKINFAVFPSLQGGPHNHQIAALAVALKQAMSPGFKAYIQQVKANAVALGNHLMSKGYKLVTDGTENHLVLWDLRPLGLTGNKVELLCDLCSITLNKNAVFGDSSALSPGGVRIGTPAMTSRGLVEKDFVQIAEYLHQAVTICLNVQEEHGKILKDFKKGLVNNQDIETLRAEVEKFATSFEMPGFRVSDMKYKD; encoded by the exons ATGAGCAGCCGCGACATCCCCAACCGCGTCGCGTTATATATACAAGACCCGGGGAACCCGCAGCGCCGCGGCCCAGCCCAAGCATCGGCCCATTCGCCCCCACACCCGTCACACTCCCTCCCCACCTCCACCCGCGCCGCCATCCGCCGCGGCATTCCACCGAGCACCTCGCGCGCGCGCAtggccgccatggccccgcacCACCtctcccgccccgccgccgccgcggccgccaccgccgcggcatCCGGCGCCGTGTCTGGTGCTCTCAGCAGGCACCGCGCCTTCCCATCCACCTCCTGCTCCCCTCTCCGCCTcccgctcctccgcgccgccgccgccaggcccgCGCGCCTCTCCGCCGCGGTTTCCACCGCCGCCCCGACCATGGAGGCCGCGGCGATGGACGCCGTGGCCAAGTGGGGGCTCACCCCGCTCTCCGAGGCCGACCCGGAGGTCTACGACCTCATCGAGCGCGAGAAGCGCCGGCAGCGCGCGGGCATCGAGCTCATCGCCTCCGAGAACTTCACCTCGCTCGCCGTCATGGAGGCGCTCGGCTCCCCGCTCACCAACAAGTACTCGGAGGGCATGCCGGGGGCGCGCTACTACGGCGGCAACGAGGTCATCGACGAGGTCGAGGAGCtctgccgcgcccgcgcgctcgccgcgttCCACCTCGACCCGGCGCGCTGGGGCGTCAACGTGCAGCCCTACTCGGGCTCGCCGGCCAACTTCGCCGCCTACACGGGGCTGCTCCAGCCACACGATAGGATCATGGGGCTCGACCTGCCGTCGGGTGGCCACCTCACCCATGGGTACTACACGGCCGGCGGCAAGAAGATTTCGGCCACGTCCATCTACTTCGAGAGCCTGCCGTACAAGGTCAGCTCCGACAACGGGTACGTCGACTACGACAAGCTGGAGGAGAAGGCCATGGATTTCCGCCCCAAGCTCATTATATGCGGTGGGAGCGCGTACCCGCGGGACTGGGATTACGCCAGGCTCAGGGCCATCGCAGACAAGTGCGGCGCCATGCTGCTATGCGACATGGCTCATATCAGTGGTCTCGTGGCCGCTCAG GAGGCTTTGAATCCCTTTGAGTACTCTGATGTGGTTACCACAACCACACACAAGAGTCTTCGAGGGCCAAGATCTGGTATGATCTTCTTCAGGAAGGGCCCAAAGCCTCCGAAGAAAGGCCAGCCCGAGGGTGCTCTGTATGACTATGAGGACAAGATCAACTTTGCAGTATTCCCTTCACTCCAGGGGGGTCCTCACAATCACCAGATTGCTGCACTGGCTGTAGCCTTGAAGCAGGCCATGTCACCTGGATTCAAGGCCTATATCCAGCAGGTTAAGGCAAATGCAGTTGCCCTTGGAAACCATTTGATGAGCAAGGGCTACAAGTTGGTTACTGATGGAACAGAGAACCACCTTGTTCTCTGGGATCTCCGTCCTCTTGGCTTGACTG GTAATAAAGTCGAGTTGCTCTGCGACCTATGCAGCATTACACTGAACAAAAATGCTGTCTTCGGTGACAGTAGTGCATTATCACCTGGCGGCGTACGCATTG GTACACCTGCAATGACCTCCAGGGGTTTGGTTGAGAAGGACTTTGTGCAAATTGCTGAGTACCTTCACCAGGCGGTGACCATCTGCTTGAATGTCCAGGAGGAGCATGGCAAGATTCTCAAGGACTTCAAGAAGGGATTGGTGAACAACCAGGATATTGAAACCCTAAGGGCCGAGGTTGAGAAGTTCGCCACATCGTTTGAGATGCCTGGCTTCAGGGTGTCAGACATGAAGTACAAGGATTAG
- the LOC120699311 gene encoding uncharacterized protein LOC120699311 isoform X2, with amino-acid sequence MRPSRGSPVAPLSPLARAPHTAFLVFLVLFVPRVPRAPIHEIQIVLVFLVREGKKGTGVAGAIPRSPSPPRSYPHCALSSLSTPPEEPGPRDDGGELHHRLLRRAVLVFLVLFVVKIVKRKPGKHSSLIHCSTRGRKASYLPRPSPSPLTTIQAWWLLGPEV; translated from the exons ATGCGCCCCTCCCGCGGCTCCCCCGTCGCTCCACTCTCTCCGCTGGCCCGCGCTCCGCACACCGCGTTCCTCGTGTTCCTCGTGCTCTTCGTTCCTCGCGTTCCTCGTGCTCCGATACACGAGATCCAGATAGTGCTCGTGTTCCTCGTGCGAGAAGGGAAGAAAGGGACCGGCGTTGCGGGTGCCATCCCACGCTCGCCGTCACCTCCGCGCTCCTACCCCCACTGCGCACTGTCGTCGCTGTCCACTCCGCCCGAAGAACCCGGCCCACGCGACGACGGAGgggagctccaccaccgcctcctccgccgg GCAGTGCTCGTGTTCCTCGTGCTCTTCGTAGTGAAG ATTGTAAAGAGGAAACCTGGGAAACATTCATCGCTGATTCACTGCTCTACGAG AGGAAGAAAAGCGTCATACCTTCCTcgcccctcgccgtcgcccctaACAACAATTCAAGCATGGTGGCTGTTAGGGCCTGAAGTCTGA
- the LOC120699311 gene encoding uncharacterized protein LOC120699311 isoform X3 yields the protein MRPSRGSPVAPLSPLARAPHTAFLVFLVLFVPRVPRAPIHEIQIVLVFLVREGKKGTGVAGAIPRSPSPPRSYPHCALSSLSTPPEEPGPRDDGGELHHRLLRRIVKRKPGKHSSLIHCSTSRGRKASYLPRPSPSPLTTIQAWWLLGPEV from the exons ATGCGCCCCTCCCGCGGCTCCCCCGTCGCTCCACTCTCTCCGCTGGCCCGCGCTCCGCACACCGCGTTCCTCGTGTTCCTCGTGCTCTTCGTTCCTCGCGTTCCTCGTGCTCCGATACACGAGATCCAGATAGTGCTCGTGTTCCTCGTGCGAGAAGGGAAGAAAGGGACCGGCGTTGCGGGTGCCATCCCACGCTCGCCGTCACCTCCGCGCTCCTACCCCCACTGCGCACTGTCGTCGCTGTCCACTCCGCCCGAAGAACCCGGCCCACGCGACGACGGAGgggagctccaccaccgcctcctccgccgg ATTGTAAAGAGGAAACCTGGGAAACATTCATCGCTGATTCACTGCTCTACGAG CAGAGGAAGAAAAGCGTCATACCTTCCTcgcccctcgccgtcgcccctaACAACAATTCAAGCATGGTGGCTGTTAGGGCCTGAAGTCTGA
- the LOC120699311 gene encoding uncharacterized protein LOC120699311 isoform X1, with protein sequence MRPSRGSPVAPLSPLARAPHTAFLVFLVLFVPRVPRAPIHEIQIVLVFLVREGKKGTGVAGAIPRSPSPPRSYPHCALSSLSTPPEEPGPRDDGGELHHRLLRRAVLVFLVLFVVKIVKRKPGKHSSLIHCSTSRGRKASYLPRPSPSPLTTIQAWWLLGPEV encoded by the exons ATGCGCCCCTCCCGCGGCTCCCCCGTCGCTCCACTCTCTCCGCTGGCCCGCGCTCCGCACACCGCGTTCCTCGTGTTCCTCGTGCTCTTCGTTCCTCGCGTTCCTCGTGCTCCGATACACGAGATCCAGATAGTGCTCGTGTTCCTCGTGCGAGAAGGGAAGAAAGGGACCGGCGTTGCGGGTGCCATCCCACGCTCGCCGTCACCTCCGCGCTCCTACCCCCACTGCGCACTGTCGTCGCTGTCCACTCCGCCCGAAGAACCCGGCCCACGCGACGACGGAGgggagctccaccaccgcctcctccgccgg GCAGTGCTCGTGTTCCTCGTGCTCTTCGTAGTGAAG ATTGTAAAGAGGAAACCTGGGAAACATTCATCGCTGATTCACTGCTCTACGAG CAGAGGAAGAAAAGCGTCATACCTTCCTcgcccctcgccgtcgcccctaACAACAATTCAAGCATGGTGGCTGTTAGGGCCTGAAGTCTGA
- the LOC120699311 gene encoding uncharacterized protein LOC120699311 isoform X4 — protein sequence MRPSRGSPVAPLSPLARAPHTAFLVFLVLFVPRVPRAPIHEIQIVLVFLVREGKKGTGVAGAIPRSPSPPRSYPHCALSSLSTPPEEPGPRDDGGELHHRLLRRIVKRKPGKHSSLIHCSTRGRKASYLPRPSPSPLTTIQAWWLLGPEV from the exons ATGCGCCCCTCCCGCGGCTCCCCCGTCGCTCCACTCTCTCCGCTGGCCCGCGCTCCGCACACCGCGTTCCTCGTGTTCCTCGTGCTCTTCGTTCCTCGCGTTCCTCGTGCTCCGATACACGAGATCCAGATAGTGCTCGTGTTCCTCGTGCGAGAAGGGAAGAAAGGGACCGGCGTTGCGGGTGCCATCCCACGCTCGCCGTCACCTCCGCGCTCCTACCCCCACTGCGCACTGTCGTCGCTGTCCACTCCGCCCGAAGAACCCGGCCCACGCGACGACGGAGgggagctccaccaccgcctcctccgccgg ATTGTAAAGAGGAAACCTGGGAAACATTCATCGCTGATTCACTGCTCTACGAG AGGAAGAAAAGCGTCATACCTTCCTcgcccctcgccgtcgcccctaACAACAATTCAAGCATGGTGGCTGTTAGGGCCTGAAGTCTGA
- the LOC120699309 gene encoding zinc finger CCCH domain-containing protein 55-like, whose translation MNRSVCKECPRSDTIEGSPESPWNQSHRSIIRSRSRSPERRWRDWVSEEPVLPFRHFAADRWGRAVPIPQRDYHFTLQGNDIGEGILYRGASWPYSHGVHSHEIRESSRARGHLDSSNDRRLKQRKAVPCKFYVQGQCHHGLNCRYLHDSALETEMGLCVPVAAPVHTSAHNWYPHHSAPQNQMELSTPVAVSASAHVLSGYGRGHLNSQGIFKTIAKDEHNGLQLNYAQRSQNYVFPSEDIVSQQPQLLIPGRSSENGIYIDKGQNSHETNGIVGVKNGMQAAHLATQKKLINQEQQIAWKNSGQIEQSQEAVHPIHEVPSHLLTTHLPNATASWPWNSRMHQSNFLVHPKRPGEFVVPQAGVNVPALSLQGQSFSQEAYAIPVPDASSDNGHSFNVNGQIPQNLGAAVHAGGSKEISGIPKNDQDSDAQSMQNTKNFQPVGVNMQSQRQNLQKVSDVPYSRSVGRVGGSIYHNTAVSEEAHIINPDLAPSTGKALLTPSPIGKRFSQRNRDPRLVSKSSSAPPSVPPIQQEAAAISVPSAAPPSVPPVQQEAAISVPSGKIHTSNITTRDDTTHPVVSLSVEVTEHAAARSNFKIALTNFVRQQIRKTWHSGHLTKEDYKSIVRNVVKKVIDKEKTIPDTSEKVDEYLRDFRGSIDRFIKDDFDHRNLTFIE comes from the exons GAGTATCATTCGCTCCAGAAGCAGAAGTCCAGAGAGGAGATGGAGAGACTGGGTATCTGAAGAACCTGTTCTACCCTTTCGTCATTTTGCAGCTGATAGATGGGGAAGAGCAGTACCCATACCACAAAGAGATTACCACTTTACTTTGCAAGGCAATGATATTGGGGAAGGAATATTGTACAGGGGTGCAAGCTGGCCATATTCTCATGGTGTGCATAGCCATGAGATCAGAGAAAGCTCCCGTGCTAGAGGCCATCTGGATTCATCCAATGATAGAAGGCTGAAGCAACGAAAGGCAGTTCCCTGTAAATTCTATGTACAAGGTCAATGTCACCATGGTTTAAATTGCAGATATCTCCATGACAGTGCTCTGGAAACTGAAATGGGACTTTGTGTACCTGTTGCTGCTCCTGTGCATACAAGTGCTCATAACTGGTATCCTCATCACAGTGCTCCCCAGAATCAGATGGAACTAAGCACACCTGTTGCTGTGAGTGCAAGTGCTCATGTTTTGTCCGGATATGGCAGGGGTCACTTAAATTCTCAGGGTATATTTAAAACCATTGCAAAGGACGAGCACAATGGTTTGCAGTTAAATTATGCTCAAAGAAGTCAAAATTATGTGTTTCCTTCAGAAGATATTGTTTCACAACAGCCGCAGTTATTAATTCCTGGCCGATCAAGTGAAAATGGCATCTACATTGACAAGGGTCAGAATTCACATGAGACGAATGGTATTGTGGGTGTAAAAAATGGGATGCAAGCTGCTCATCTTGCTACCCAGAAAAAATTAATTAACCAAGAGCAACAGATTGCTTGGAAAAACTCAGGCCAAATAGAACAGAGCCAAGAAGCAGTTCATCCAATTCATGAAGTACCAAGTCATCTACTCACCACCCACTTACCGAATGCCACAGCCTCATGGCCATGGAACAGCCGAATGCATCAAAGTAACTTTTTGGTGCATCCAAAGAGGCCAGGTGAGTTTGTTGTTCCTCAGGCAGGTGTTAATGTTCCAGCTCTTAGTCTGCAGGGCCAGTCATTTTCGCAAGAGGCATATGCAATTCCAGTTCCAGATGCTTCTTCAGACAATGGGCATAGTTTCAACGTAAACGGTCAAATTCCACAGAATCTTGGGGCAGCTGTGCATGCTGGGGGGAGTAAGGAAATTTCTGGCATACCCAAGAATGACCAAGATTCTGATGCTCAAAGCATGCAGAACACAAAGAATTTTCAGCCTGTAGGTGTAAATATGCAATCTCAGCGTCAAAACTTGCAAAAGGTATCTGATGTGCCATACTCCAGATCTGTTGGTAGAGTTGGAGGTTCGATCTATCATAATACAGCAGTAAGCGAAGAAGCCCATATTATTAATCCAGATTTGGCACCATCCACTGGAAAGGCTCTTCTCACTCCTAGTCCTATTGGAAAGCGATTTTCCCAGCGCAATCGGGATCCAAGGTTGGTGTCCAAATCATCTTCTGCACCTCCATCTGTTCCACCAATTCAGCAAGAAGCGGCAGCAATCTCTGTCCCATCTGCTGCACCTCCATCTGTTCCACCCGTGCAGCAAGAAGCAGCAATCTCTGTACCATCTGGGAAAATCCATACGAGTAATATAACAACTAGGGATGATACTACCCACCCTGTAGTCTCCCTTTCAGTTGAAGTAACTGAGCATGCTGCAGCACGGAGCAATTTTAAAATTGCATTAACCAATTTTGTGAGGCAACAAATTAGGAAAACATGGCACAGTGGTCACTTGACAAAAGAAGATTATAAATCCATTGTGCGGAATGTTGTTAAGAAAGTTATTGACAAAGAAAAAACCATTCCCGACACAAGTGAGAAAGTTGATGAGTACTTGCGCGACTTCAGGGGAAGTATCGACAGATTTATAAAG GACGATTTTGACCACCGCAATCTCACATTTATTGAGTGA